From Paenibacillus sp. PK3_47, the proteins below share one genomic window:
- a CDS encoding DUF1540 domain-containing protein codes for MTTAKPLVRCSVSNCHYWGEQNLCRAEEIVIEIDKHVGSKYREEFAEELTEHHQHHDHASTSSATCCLTFKPQT; via the coding sequence ATGACAACCGCAAAACCGCTGGTCAGATGCAGTGTAAGCAACTGTCATTATTGGGGTGAACAAAACCTGTGCCGTGCCGAGGAAATCGTCATTGAAATTGACAAGCATGTCGGCAGCAAATACCGGGAAGAATTCGCCGAAGAACTGACAGAGCACCATCAGCACCATGACCATGCAAGCACTTCATCCGCTACCTGCTGTCTGACCTTCAAGCCACAAACTTAG
- a CDS encoding YpuI family protein, which yields MSAANVQKLSETTREKLKFAIEKMELFLNGHALPQLVTEEDEETVAFYQGFLSDLRHLLVFSEMSYEKLGVALRRATFDEAFAHKALYNVYHYGVNNFFYPKNESYSEDGRYAYTGQDAIRFRKKPVRPVRDIIMEITKVYEELRDDLNYYENDYLTEKRMQNQV from the coding sequence ATGTCAGCAGCCAATGTGCAGAAATTGAGTGAGACGACGAGAGAAAAGCTTAAATTTGCAATCGAAAAAATGGAACTATTCCTTAACGGGCATGCTCTGCCGCAGCTGGTAACCGAGGAAGATGAGGAAACAGTGGCATTCTATCAAGGTTTCTTATCGGATCTCCGCCATCTGCTGGTGTTCTCGGAAATGTCTTATGAGAAGCTGGGAGTTGCCCTGCGCCGCGCTACATTCGATGAAGCCTTTGCGCATAAAGCGCTTTATAATGTATATCACTACGGAGTGAACAACTTCTTCTATCCGAAGAACGAAAGTTATTCCGAAGATGGACGTTATGCTTACACCGGGCAGGATGCCATCCGTTTCCGCAAAAAACCTGTCCGTCCTGTACGCGACATCATTATGGAAATTACGAAGGTGTATGAAGAACTGCGCGATGACCTCAATTATTACGAAAATGATTATTTGACAGAGAAGCGCATGCAAAACCAGGTTTAA
- a CDS encoding cysteine desulfurase family protein: MLYWDYAAAAPPYDEVVQTVEQVMKLHYANPSSLYRSGTEADRLVRRSREVTAAALGVHPKEILFTSGATESNNLAVKGAALQYQGRGRHIVTTELEHPSVYESCLQLQKLGWEVTFVSPERSGIIDPERIASAVRQDTVLVSVMHVNNEVGTVQPLGEIGRQVKAANRRTLLHVDGVQGYGKLETRIKEWQADLYSLSPHKIRGPRGVGILYVREGVTLFPLLSGGSQEDGSRAGTENVPGIVASAKAVRMSGEQREAFNARVIPLRDRLFDFLGGIPEFVVNSRKDGAPHIVHFSYPGMKGEVMARKLEELGMEVSTRSACSSRLAEPSRILLSMGKDVREALGGIRISFGDSHSEADVAELEQALLKAVQALKIAEGGVK; the protein is encoded by the coding sequence ATGCTTTACTGGGATTATGCCGCTGCTGCCCCGCCTTATGACGAGGTGGTGCAGACGGTTGAACAAGTTATGAAGCTGCATTATGCCAATCCCTCCTCGCTGTACAGGAGCGGAACAGAGGCGGACAGGCTGGTCAGACGTTCGAGAGAAGTAACCGCAGCAGCGCTGGGTGTGCATCCGAAGGAGATCCTGTTTACCTCCGGGGCAACCGAGAGCAACAATCTGGCAGTAAAAGGTGCTGCTCTGCAGTATCAGGGCAGAGGCCGCCACATAGTAACTACGGAACTGGAGCACCCTTCGGTGTATGAGAGCTGCCTGCAGCTGCAGAAGCTGGGCTGGGAAGTGACCTTCGTCTCTCCGGAGCGCAGCGGGATTATAGATCCTGAGCGTATCGCCTCTGCCGTCCGTCAGGATACGGTGCTCGTTAGTGTGATGCATGTTAACAATGAAGTAGGAACCGTGCAGCCGCTCGGCGAGATCGGCCGGCAGGTCAAAGCCGCCAACCGCCGGACGCTGCTTCATGTGGATGGCGTGCAGGGCTACGGTAAGCTTGAGACCCGGATTAAGGAATGGCAGGCGGATCTGTACAGCCTGTCGCCGCACAAAATCCGCGGACCGCGCGGAGTGGGTATACTGTATGTAAGAGAGGGCGTTACGCTGTTTCCGCTGCTGTCAGGCGGTTCCCAGGAGGATGGAAGCCGTGCGGGTACAGAGAATGTTCCGGGAATTGTAGCTTCGGCCAAAGCAGTAAGGATGAGCGGCGAACAGCGCGAGGCTTTTAATGCCCGGGTTATTCCGCTTAGAGACAGACTGTTTGATTTTCTTGGCGGCATCCCTGAGTTTGTCGTGAACAGCAGGAAGGATGGGGCACCTCATATTGTACATTTTTCCTACCCTGGCATGAAGGGCGAGGTGATGGCCCGCAAGCTGGAGGAGCTGGGAATGGAAGTATCCACCCGCTCAGCCTGTTCATCGCGGCTGGCGGAGCCCAGCCGGATACTGCTGTCTATGGGCAAGGATGTCAGGGAGGCTTTAGGCGGCATCCGCATCAGCTTCGGGGACAGCCATTCAGAAGCGGATGTCGCTGAGCTGGAACAAGCGCTGCTAAAGGCAGTACAAGCATTAAAGATTGCTGAAGGAGGCGTGAAATAA
- the thiI gene encoding tRNA uracil 4-sulfurtransferase ThiI, which produces MEYADMLLLRFGEFTLKGKNRARFEKTVLRHVKEMVKPYPKAVLSKEFGRIYVTLNGEPAAELAEALKNVFGIASVSPVRVSRSELEDILAVSRSFLTIIAPAQGTTFKVNVRRVWKDFPHGSIEMNKLISTPLLQGYPGLIVDVKSPQLELRIEIREGGTYIFCESIAGVGGFPLGTNGKAMLLLSGGIDSPVAGWSSMRRGLEVECVHFYSFPYTSELARQKVVDLTRVLSRYAGVIKLHLVPFTEVQTSFTGIGQDNLIITLMRRAMLKITTRLAEREGALALVTGESLGQVASQTLSSMNVIGRATQLPMLRPLVMMDKSEIVEISKTIGTYDLSILPYEDCCTLFVPKSPTTNPNLRIVDKIEATLPGYAALLEAALAATETVTITPYGDEKPKEVVQAGAGLQEEWF; this is translated from the coding sequence ATGGAATACGCTGATATGCTGCTCCTGCGTTTCGGGGAATTTACACTGAAGGGCAAAAACCGCGCCCGGTTTGAAAAAACGGTGCTGCGTCATGTCAAGGAGATGGTCAAGCCATATCCCAAGGCTGTGCTCAGCAAGGAGTTCGGGCGGATCTATGTAACGCTGAACGGCGAACCGGCTGCCGAGCTGGCTGAAGCCCTGAAGAATGTATTCGGCATTGCCTCTGTAAGTCCGGTCAGGGTCTCCCGGTCCGAACTGGAGGATATTTTGGCCGTCAGCCGCAGCTTCCTTACAATTATCGCTCCTGCACAGGGAACGACCTTTAAGGTCAATGTACGCCGGGTGTGGAAGGACTTTCCCCACGGCTCAATAGAGATGAACAAATTGATCTCCACTCCGCTGCTGCAGGGATATCCCGGCCTGATTGTCGATGTGAAATCGCCGCAGCTGGAGCTCAGAATCGAAATCCGCGAAGGCGGCACCTATATCTTCTGCGAGAGTATTGCCGGAGTCGGCGGCTTCCCGCTGGGAACGAACGGCAAGGCGATGCTGCTCCTCTCCGGGGGCATCGACAGCCCGGTAGCCGGCTGGTCATCTATGCGCCGGGGACTGGAAGTGGAGTGCGTCCATTTTTACAGCTTTCCGTACACCAGCGAGCTGGCCAGGCAGAAGGTTGTGGACCTGACCCGCGTACTGTCACGTTATGCAGGTGTAATCAAGCTGCACCTGGTGCCGTTTACAGAGGTGCAGACCTCTTTTACCGGCATCGGCCAGGATAATCTGATTATCACGCTCATGCGGCGGGCTATGCTGAAGATTACCACACGGCTGGCTGAACGGGAAGGCGCGCTTGCGCTCGTAACCGGTGAAAGCCTCGGGCAGGTTGCCAGCCAGACCCTCTCCAGCATGAATGTCATCGGGCGTGCAACACAGCTGCCTATGCTGCGTCCGCTGGTTATGATGGACAAAAGTGAAATTGTCGAAATTTCCAAGACGATCGGGACTTATGACTTGTCTATCCTGCCTTATGAGGATTGCTGCACATTGTTTGTGCCGAAATCACCGACGACTAACCCCAATCTCCGCATTGTGGACAAAATTGAAGCGACACTGCCGGGATATGCCGCATTGCTCGAGGCTGCATTGGCTGCAACGGAGACGGTAACGATCACGCCATACGGGGACGAAAAGCCGAAGGAGGTTGTTCAGGCCGGGGCCGGACTGCAGGAAGAATGGTTCTAG
- a CDS encoding DUF5353 domain-containing protein has translation MEKHQESKLDRSQRKKVTLRPRRVDYPRRDRSLNEEYAAEVSPVPVRAGRAGSGDAETGDSSQARSGSKGLGYTGLALGIASLFMWSIILGPAAAVLGYYAYARGQKTTGAWAMGLGIVSTLSYFIMIPFAR, from the coding sequence ATGGAGAAACACCAGGAATCGAAGCTGGACCGCTCCCAGCGCAAAAAAGTCACCCTACGTCCGCGGAGAGTAGACTACCCGCGCCGGGACCGTTCGCTAAACGAAGAATACGCTGCAGAGGTAAGTCCTGTTCCGGTCCGGGCCGGCAGAGCCGGATCCGGTGATGCAGAAACCGGGGACAGCAGCCAAGCCCGCAGCGGCAGTAAAGGATTAGGGTATACAGGTCTTGCACTCGGGATCGCATCTTTATTTATGTGGTCGATTATTTTGGGTCCCGCAGCGGCTGTACTGGGGTATTACGCTTATGCCAGAGGCCAGAAAACAACAGGGGCCTGGGCTATGGGGCTGGGGATTGTCTCTACGCTGAGCTATTTTATCATGATTCCTTTTGCCCGTTAA
- a CDS encoding S8 family peptidase yields the protein MSRKNITAAGLITAAFTVALLTFALRPDEDGRLKQAAVPGPPQEKTIKKTSLVQDVSATDRLNRIDAGKHLRAMLADTHGASAGDISAYAKDLRQGHGHITMLMWIDFHTQKTSTFQSSLPEGSEQENRQLLRYLKSAKTALRGHQSYESPSFVVKGKKYYFTAQRDQEGRIGLIALINQQILDRVAEHQLKNLRLIPYPKEGKYRVESVHADTLRDLTVKTGHDNENASHFYENEIVVRFPNGHPTAGQLRTITADIRCKEPRKLGYAYIFRSEKMNYSQLKAYFDRKWHPQYTEPHYMYLTNETAAENPAANVLTPNDLLFSTYQWNLPAIETEAGWNLTKGSKEVIVAVIDTGVQASHPDLQGQLLNGYNAIANGSAPEDDVGHGTHVAGIIGALTNNEEGVAGISWYNKILPVKALDNSGAGTTYSVAEGIIWAADKGAKVINLSLGNYADSQFLHDAIKYAYDRDVVIVSASGNDNTERPGYPAAYEEVLAVAATNANGERASFSNYGDYIDVAAPGESIASTYPDNQYAALSGTSMASPHVAALAGLVRSLNPALTNKEVMELMMSGTVDLGDPGHDKYFGWGQVDIYKTLQAAAGGQVPLQLYPQHVGKQLKSLRQSLTNGKQPVQ from the coding sequence ATGTCGCGAAAAAACATCACGGCTGCGGGTCTGATTACCGCTGCATTCACGGTGGCCCTGCTGACTTTTGCCTTGCGCCCGGACGAGGACGGGAGGCTGAAGCAGGCCGCTGTTCCCGGTCCCCCGCAGGAAAAAACAATCAAGAAAACCTCGCTGGTTCAGGATGTCAGTGCTACGGACCGTCTGAACAGGATTGATGCGGGCAAACATCTCCGAGCAATGCTTGCAGATACGCATGGCGCGTCCGCCGGGGATATTTCAGCATATGCCAAAGACTTGCGGCAGGGACACGGGCATATCACCATGCTGATGTGGATTGATTTCCATACGCAGAAGACAAGCACGTTCCAGTCCTCACTGCCAGAGGGCAGCGAGCAGGAGAACAGGCAGCTGCTGAGGTATCTGAAATCCGCCAAAACGGCTCTCCGGGGACACCAGTCTTATGAGTCTCCCTCTTTTGTCGTTAAGGGCAAAAAATATTACTTCACAGCCCAGCGCGACCAGGAAGGCCGTATAGGTCTCATCGCCCTGATTAACCAGCAAATCCTCGACCGCGTCGCTGAACATCAGCTTAAGAACCTGCGGCTGATTCCTTATCCGAAGGAAGGCAAATACCGCGTAGAATCCGTCCATGCGGATACACTCCGGGATCTCACTGTCAAGACAGGCCATGATAACGAGAACGCCAGCCATTTCTACGAGAATGAAATCGTTGTCCGTTTCCCGAACGGCCATCCTACTGCCGGACAGCTCCGGACAATAACAGCGGATATCCGGTGCAAGGAGCCGCGCAAACTGGGATACGCTTATATTTTCCGGTCGGAGAAAATGAATTACAGCCAGCTCAAAGCTTACTTCGACCGAAAATGGCATCCGCAATATACGGAGCCTCACTATATGTATTTAACCAATGAAACCGCAGCCGAAAATCCGGCGGCCAATGTACTGACCCCAAATGATCTTTTGTTCTCCACCTATCAGTGGAATTTGCCCGCGATTGAGACCGAAGCAGGCTGGAATCTGACCAAAGGGAGCAAGGAAGTAATCGTTGCGGTTATTGATACCGGTGTGCAGGCAAGCCATCCCGATCTGCAGGGCCAGCTGCTGAACGGATATAATGCGATTGCAAATGGTTCAGCCCCGGAGGATGACGTTGGCCATGGCACACATGTGGCCGGGATTATCGGTGCGCTGACCAACAACGAAGAAGGGGTAGCCGGCATAAGCTGGTACAACAAAATCCTGCCGGTCAAAGCGCTCGATAATTCCGGCGCCGGGACGACCTACTCCGTAGCGGAAGGTATTATATGGGCAGCCGATAAAGGGGCCAAAGTCATCAATCTCAGCCTGGGCAACTATGCCGATTCACAGTTCCTGCATGATGCCATTAAATACGCTTATGACCGCGACGTCGTGATTGTATCCGCATCAGGCAATGACAATACAGAACGTCCGGGGTACCCTGCCGCCTATGAGGAAGTGCTTGCGGTGGCTGCCACGAATGCCAACGGAGAGAGAGCCTCCTTCTCCAACTACGGGGATTATATCGATGTGGCAGCCCCCGGAGAAAGCATTGCCAGCACCTACCCTGATAACCAATATGCCGCATTATCCGGCACGTCCATGGCGAGTCCTCATGTTGCTGCGCTTGCGGGTCTTGTCCGCTCTCTTAACCCTGCCCTGACCAACAAGGAAGTGATGGAGCTAATGATGTCCGGCACTGTGGACCTGGGTGATCCCGGACATGACAAATATTTCGGCTGGGGCCAGGTAGATATTTATAAAACCCTGCAGGCTGCCGCAGGCGGCCAGGTTCCGCTGCAGCTCTACCCGCAGCATGTCGGCAAGCAGCTCAAATCGCTGCGGCAGAGCCTTACGAACGGTAAGCAGCCGGTTCAGTGA
- a CDS encoding lytic transglycosylase domain-containing protein: MEINPASVSGQGLRWVNLKSGSIKTDPVNDTREVTKPNSAEFAAVLQEAALQSAGGSTSGTPGALAGSSSLGNLLWQQMGSVTESYSAISGEITATKPTDYEELIQTASSKYGVPADLIKAVIDTESSFNPNVVSSAGAKGLMQLMDGTANGLGVSDPFDPAQSIDGGVRYLSYQLKRYDGEEKMALAAYNAGPGRVNKLGVSSDEELMEKLSLLPKETQAYIAKIERARAEYAV; this comes from the coding sequence ATGGAAATCAATCCTGCTTCGGTAAGCGGACAGGGACTGCGTTGGGTGAATCTGAAGAGCGGCAGCATCAAAACTGATCCGGTAAATGATACGCGCGAAGTGACCAAGCCAAACTCCGCTGAGTTTGCCGCGGTGCTTCAGGAAGCTGCGCTGCAATCTGCGGGCGGCAGCACCTCCGGAACGCCCGGCGCACTTGCGGGCAGCTCTTCTCTGGGCAATCTGCTCTGGCAGCAGATGGGCAGCGTCACGGAGTCTTACAGCGCCATTTCCGGGGAAATAACAGCAACCAAGCCTACAGATTATGAAGAGCTGATCCAGACGGCCAGCAGCAAATACGGTGTGCCTGCAGATTTAATCAAGGCTGTTATTGATACGGAATCTTCATTTAACCCGAATGTCGTATCCTCTGCCGGAGCGAAGGGACTGATGCAGCTGATGGATGGAACGGCAAACGGACTCGGGGTCTCCGATCCTTTTGATCCGGCCCAGAGCATTGACGGGGGGGTACGCTACCTGTCTTATCAGCTGAAGAGGTATGACGGGGAAGAGAAGATGGCACTTGCAGCCTACAACGCGGGACCGGGACGGGTGAACAAACTCGGAGTGAGCAGTGATGAGGAACTGATGGAGAAGCTTTCCCTGCTGCCCAAAGAGACCCAGGCCTATATTGCCAAAATTGAACGCGCCCGCGCCGAATACGCGGTATAA
- a CDS encoding PLP-dependent aminotransferase family protein, which produces MHIDLVRSGSKPLPQQISETLAQRITSGLLQPGIRLPSVRKLASSLKVSQVTVSKAYDELESRGHIICSQGKGCFVADKKRRSADPGSTWQKGYDDYLPRAQLWRNFDYSRVEYPFHLAAIHGELLPLKDIGDTMSLLVTGQPELMASYGNFQGDIELREVMQRHLQARGITVHASELMITSGAQQGIDLVARTFIGPGDTVYLEAPSYTGAIDVFAGRGADMIFVPTDHEGMRVDVLTRLCDRRPPKLIYTVPTFQNPSGVTMSMARRQRLLELARSYRCLIVEDDPFSDLYFLKPPPPPVKSLDEDGHVVYMKSFSKVIAPGCRIACVAAGGDILSRLIAAKSASDLGSPLLNQRAVLPFIARQYDTYVARLRTALRVRMEKAVSLLKKYAPPGITWNIPGGGLNLWLQLPPSLDIGQLHELAELEGISFLPGDVCYAGNTPSRHIRLCYSQMTEDNMERGLKLLLGLLDRHLKSCH; this is translated from the coding sequence ATGCATATTGATTTAGTCCGCAGCGGCAGTAAACCTCTGCCGCAGCAGATCAGCGAGACGCTGGCCCAGCGGATCACCTCAGGACTGCTGCAGCCGGGGATACGGCTGCCGTCTGTAAGAAAGCTGGCATCTTCACTTAAAGTGAGCCAGGTGACCGTGAGCAAGGCCTATGATGAGCTGGAGAGCCGCGGACATATAATCTGCAGCCAGGGAAAAGGCTGCTTTGTGGCTGACAAGAAGAGAAGGTCTGCCGACCCCGGTTCAACATGGCAGAAAGGCTATGACGATTATTTGCCGCGGGCCCAGCTGTGGCGTAATTTTGACTACTCCCGGGTGGAATACCCGTTTCATCTGGCTGCCATTCACGGCGAGCTTCTCCCCTTGAAGGATATTGGGGATACGATGTCGCTGCTGGTGACCGGGCAGCCGGAGCTGATGGCTTCTTACGGTAATTTTCAAGGGGATATTGAGCTGCGGGAAGTAATGCAGAGGCATCTGCAGGCCCGAGGGATTACTGTCCATGCATCGGAATTAATGATTACCAGCGGGGCCCAGCAGGGAATTGACCTCGTGGCCCGGACCTTTATCGGACCCGGGGATACAGTTTACCTTGAGGCGCCCAGTTATACAGGAGCAATCGACGTTTTTGCCGGACGGGGAGCGGATATGATTTTTGTACCTACGGATCATGAAGGGATGAGAGTGGATGTGCTTACAAGGCTCTGTGACCGGAGGCCGCCGAAGCTGATCTATACTGTGCCGACCTTCCAGAATCCGAGCGGGGTGACGATGAGCATGGCAAGAAGACAGCGGCTGCTGGAGCTTGCCCGCAGCTACCGCTGTCTCATTGTGGAGGATGATCCGTTCAGTGATTTATACTTTCTTAAGCCTCCGCCGCCCCCGGTCAAATCGCTGGATGAAGACGGACATGTTGTATATATGAAAAGCTTCAGCAAAGTCATCGCGCCGGGCTGCCGGATTGCCTGTGTAGCTGCAGGAGGCGACATTCTCTCCAGGCTGATCGCCGCCAAATCAGCCAGCGATCTCGGGAGTCCCCTGCTGAACCAGCGGGCAGTGCTCCCCTTCATCGCCCGTCAGTATGATACGTACGTGGCCCGGCTGCGGACAGCCCTGCGTGTTCGCATGGAGAAGGCGGTAAGTCTGTTGAAGAAATATGCACCCCCGGGGATAACCTGGAACATCCCGGGGGGCGGCCTCAATCTGTGGCTGCAGCTTCCGCCTTCCCTCGACATCGGGCAGCTGCATGAGCTGGCTGAGCTGGAAGGGATTTCGTTCCTCCCCGGCGATGTCTGCTATGCGGGCAATACCCCCTCCAGGCATATCCGTCTATGCTATTCACAGATGACAGAGGACAATATGGAGCGCGGGCTGAAGCTGCTCCTTGGTTTGCTGGACCGCCATCTGAAGTCATGTCACTGA
- a CDS encoding PLP-dependent aminotransferase family protein, translated as MKINYSAMTDHLGSSAVRDILKITQGKEIISLAGGLPGEELFPVEAVRDAYNRALAGSASALQYGLTEGYTPLREAVAGRLTDQGIPVQAAEMILTTGSQQAIDLLCKVLLDPGDAVLVEAPTYLAALQVLGSYRADIHRVDSDEDGMLPEHLEEQLRTHRPKLLYTVPTFNNPSGASWSRERREQTVELCRRYNVLILEDNPYGEIRFDETPGAYPPPMAAIDRSSGGESCVVYTGTFSKIVAPALRTGWIVGPAGLIGMIAKAKQAADLHSSAIDQRALHELLMSFDIESHIRLISREYYSRMKLLSAEITSRGLMGAHFQEPRGGMFLWLTLSGGINTTDLLPFAVEQGVAFVPGEVFYSSQPMKNTMRLNFTHTPPELLPQAVERLEKALIAYNAHLEASLARTLN; from the coding sequence ATGAAGATCAATTACTCTGCGATGACGGATCACCTCGGATCTTCGGCCGTCCGCGATATTCTTAAAATAACGCAGGGCAAAGAGATTATCTCTCTGGCCGGCGGTTTGCCGGGAGAAGAGCTGTTTCCGGTAGAGGCTGTACGCGACGCCTACAACCGCGCACTTGCCGGCAGTGCCTCTGCCCTGCAGTACGGCCTCACTGAAGGCTATACGCCGCTGCGCGAGGCTGTTGCCGGAAGGCTGACAGATCAGGGGATCCCTGTTCAGGCTGCTGAAATGATTCTCACCACAGGCTCGCAGCAGGCTATTGACCTCCTGTGCAAGGTGCTGCTTGACCCGGGTGATGCCGTGCTCGTTGAAGCACCTACTTATCTGGCTGCCCTGCAGGTGCTCGGTTCCTACCGCGCTGATATACACAGAGTGGACAGTGACGAAGACGGAATGCTTCCCGAGCATCTGGAAGAGCAGCTCCGTACTCACCGTCCCAAGCTGCTGTACACCGTTCCAACCTTCAATAATCCTTCAGGAGCAAGCTGGAGCAGGGAACGGAGGGAACAAACTGTTGAATTATGCCGCCGGTACAATGTGCTGATTCTGGAAGACAATCCTTACGGCGAGATCAGGTTCGATGAAACCCCTGGCGCCTATCCGCCCCCTATGGCCGCCATTGACAGAAGCTCAGGCGGTGAATCCTGTGTCGTATACACCGGGACCTTCTCCAAGATTGTTGCCCCTGCGCTGCGCACCGGCTGGATCGTGGGACCGGCCGGACTGATCGGCATGATTGCCAAGGCCAAACAGGCCGCCGATCTGCATTCCAGCGCCATTGACCAGCGTGCGCTCCATGAGCTGCTGATGTCCTTTGATATTGAATCGCACATCCGCCTGATCTCCAGGGAGTATTATTCACGTATGAAGCTGCTGTCTGCAGAGATTACCTCGCGCGGCCTCATGGGAGCTCATTTTCAGGAGCCGAGGGGCGGAATGTTCCTGTGGCTGACACTGTCCGGAGGGATCAACACCACTGACCTGCTGCCGTTCGCTGTAGAGCAGGGAGTGGCGTTTGTACCGGGGGAAGTGTTCTATTCCTCGCAGCCCATGAAGAACACCATGCGGCTTAACTTCACGCATACGCCGCCTGAGCTGCTTCCGCAGGCGGTGGAGCGCCTGGAAAAAGCGCTGATCGCCTATAACGCTCACCTGGAGGCATCGCTTGCACGCACACTTAATTAA
- a CDS encoding Nif3-like dinuclear metal center hexameric protein yields MFAKGQTVIQYMEQLAPKHLAEEWDNIGLQLGSLQKEISGVLVALDVNDAVVDEAIARGCNLIIAHHAIIFRPIKGIQTDTPAGKLYEKLIKNDVAVYISHTNLDVAEGGMNDWMAEALGIENGAPIKDIHSDQLSKLVVFVPKDHHQKVLDAVLNAGAGWIGNYSHCSFNIEGYGTFIPREGSDPFIGEAGQMERAEEVRIETIVPLSIRNKVVQAMLKAHPYEEVAYDLYSMDLKGRSLGLGRVGKLKEPTTLREFVETVKSGLQVEHVRVVGELDRPIRKAAVMGGSGAKYYNSAIFKGADVLVTGDIDYHTAQDAYLAGITLIDPGHNAEKIMKDKVAQWLEDKLKEHKYGTAVHASQIDTEPFKFL; encoded by the coding sequence ATGTTTGCCAAAGGACAAACTGTAATTCAGTATATGGAGCAGCTTGCCCCCAAGCATCTGGCGGAGGAATGGGACAACATCGGTCTCCAGCTGGGCAGTCTGCAGAAGGAAATCAGCGGTGTGCTGGTGGCGCTGGACGTTAACGACGCTGTCGTGGATGAGGCTATTGCCCGGGGCTGTAACCTGATCATTGCCCATCACGCCATTATTTTCCGGCCGATCAAGGGTATCCAGACCGACACTCCGGCAGGCAAGCTTTATGAGAAGCTGATCAAAAATGATGTCGCCGTCTATATCAGCCACACCAATCTTGATGTGGCTGAAGGCGGGATGAATGACTGGATGGCTGAAGCTCTGGGAATCGAAAACGGGGCTCCGATCAAAGATATCCATTCCGACCAGCTCTCCAAGCTGGTTGTCTTCGTGCCTAAGGATCATCATCAGAAGGTGCTTGATGCTGTTCTGAACGCGGGAGCGGGCTGGATCGGCAATTACAGCCACTGCAGCTTCAATATTGAAGGCTACGGCACCTTTATTCCGCGCGAAGGCTCGGATCCTTTTATCGGGGAGGCGGGACAGATGGAACGGGCTGAAGAGGTCCGTATTGAGACCATTGTTCCTTTGTCCATCCGCAACAAGGTAGTACAGGCGATGCTGAAGGCCCATCCGTATGAAGAAGTGGCCTATGATCTGTACTCTATGGACCTCAAGGGACGCAGCCTGGGCCTGGGCAGAGTCGGCAAACTTAAAGAGCCTACGACGCTCCGTGAATTTGTTGAGACGGTTAAAAGCGGACTGCAGGTGGAGCATGTCCGTGTCGTCGGGGAACTGGACCGTCCGATCCGCAAAGCGGCGGTGATGGGCGGTTCAGGAGCGAAATATTATAACAGTGCGATCTTCAAGGGGGCGGATGTGCTGGTGACCGGGGATATTGATTACCATACGGCACAGGATGCTTACCTGGCCGGAATTACCCTGATTGATCCGGGACATAATGCCGAGAAGATTATGAAAGACAAGGTGGCGCAATGGCTTGAGGACAAGCTTAAGGAGCATAAATACGGCACAGCTGTCCATGCCTCGCAGATTGATACCGAGCCTTTCAAATTCCTGTAA
- a CDS encoding TerC family protein has translation MESLLLLGKILMINLVLSGDNAMVIAMASKNLPEKHRKTAVWWGAAGAVALRCILTFAAVLLLKIPYIEAGGGILLLWIAFKLLLEEEEEVRVEEGSTVWKSVRTILLADFVMSLDNVLAIAGLAKGDLALIIIGIALSIPIVVWGSGIIVGLLHRFPVLVFIGAYILAYTAGEMLLQDAKFGAVISFLLPSIHALLPLLLGILVVLSGAVKRRLVSAG, from the coding sequence ATGGAATCCTTGTTGCTGCTTGGGAAAATACTGATGATCAACCTTGTGCTGAGCGGGGATAATGCTATGGTCATTGCCATGGCCAGCAAAAACCTGCCCGAAAAGCACCGCAAAACGGCAGTCTGGTGGGGAGCGGCCGGGGCGGTTGCACTGCGCTGCATCCTGACCTTTGCGGCTGTGCTTCTGCTGAAAATCCCCTACATTGAAGCCGGTGGAGGCATCCTGCTGCTGTGGATCGCCTTTAAGCTGCTGCTGGAGGAAGAGGAAGAGGTCAGGGTGGAGGAAGGCTCGACGGTATGGAAGTCGGTGCGGACGATCCTGCTGGCGGATTTTGTGATGAGCCTGGATAATGTGCTGGCCATTGCAGGGCTGGCCAAAGGAGATCTGGCGCTGATCATCATCGGGATCGCCCTGAGTATTCCGATCGTCGTCTGGGGAAGCGGAATTATTGTGGGCCTGCTGCACCGTTTTCCGGTACTGGTATTCATCGGAGCATACATACTGGCCTACACGGCAGGAGAAATGCTGCTGCAGGATGCCAAGTTTGGAGCCGTGATCTCCTTCCTGCTGCCGTCAATCCATGCGCTGCTGCCGCTGCTGCTTGGAATTCTCGTGGTGCTCTCGGGGGCGGTCAAACGCCGCCTGGTATCCGCGGGATAG